One Spirochaetota bacterium genomic region harbors:
- the def gene encoding peptide deformylase: MMEGTNNHLLFYGDETLREIAREISNIDQGTIDLVESMFNVMYGSHGIGLAAPQVGVSRRLLILDIESYKGPALTLINPVITARSDRLGPYEEGCLSVPGINAIITRPLEISVTAVTPDGKGINFDARGLLARVIQHEIDHLDGKLFIDYLEDHDRKELTAELKKIKKLNKRK, translated from the coding sequence ATGATGGAAGGCACCAACAACCATCTCCTCTTCTACGGGGACGAAACCCTCCGGGAAATAGCCCGGGAGATCAGCAATATCGACCAGGGAACGATCGACCTCGTCGAGTCCATGTTTAACGTGATGTACGGTTCGCACGGAATCGGCCTTGCCGCGCCGCAGGTGGGCGTGTCCAGGCGGCTCCTGATACTCGATATCGAATCGTACAAAGGGCCGGCCCTTACGCTCATCAACCCGGTCATCACGGCCCGCTCGGACAGACTGGGCCCTTACGAGGAAGGCTGCCTGTCTGTGCCGGGCATCAACGCCATAATTACGCGGCCGCTCGAAATATCGGTAACCGCCGTGACCCCCGACGGGAAGGGAATAAACTTCGACGCAAGGGGCCTGCTCGCGCGCGTCATCCAGCACGAAATCGACCATCTCGACGGCAAGCTCTTCATCGATTATCTCGAGGACCATGACCGCAAAGAGCTCACCGCCGAACTGAAAAAAATAAAGAAGCTCAACAAAAGGAAATGA
- the fmt gene encoding methionyl-tRNA formyltransferase yields the protein MRIGFFGTPQIAAYCLGELVGTHDVAFIVSNDDKPCGRHLKVRCCPAKEVALEHGIRFYHPGSLKEKPFIEALRLEGSDLFVVVAFGRIIPREVFEIPRLGTINLHPSLLPRYRGAAPVEWALINGDTETGVTVQMINERLDAGDIVVQEELPIPAGFTAADLYDAVRPLGAGLLLKAIDLLGAGTARPRPQDDAKATYCGKIDHELAHVDWKAGATKIHNLVRGLNPRPGAWTSFRGAHIKIWKTAQIADGGPLEPAAPGRVLVHEKKRLLVGTEDGWIEILSLQPETKRVMDGLSFINGYRPAANDRFE from the coding sequence ATGAGGATAGGCTTTTTCGGAACGCCGCAGATAGCGGCCTACTGCCTCGGGGAACTGGTCGGGACCCACGATGTCGCCTTTATCGTCAGCAACGACGACAAGCCCTGCGGCCGCCATCTGAAAGTCCGGTGCTGCCCCGCCAAGGAGGTCGCGCTCGAGCACGGCATACGGTTTTATCATCCTGGAAGCCTGAAAGAAAAACCCTTCATCGAAGCTCTCAGGCTCGAAGGGTCCGATTTGTTCGTCGTCGTCGCGTTCGGCCGCATTATTCCTCGCGAGGTCTTCGAAATTCCGCGCCTGGGCACCATCAACCTCCACCCTTCCCTTCTGCCGCGCTACCGGGGAGCGGCCCCCGTGGAGTGGGCGCTCATAAACGGAGATACCGAAACGGGCGTTACGGTGCAGATGATCAACGAACGCCTCGACGCGGGCGACATCGTCGTTCAGGAGGAGCTTCCCATCCCCGCCGGCTTTACGGCCGCAGACCTCTACGACGCGGTGCGGCCGCTCGGAGCGGGACTTTTACTGAAGGCGATCGACCTGCTCGGCGCCGGCACCGCCAGGCCGCGCCCCCAGGACGATGCGAAAGCCACCTATTGCGGCAAGATCGACCACGAACTCGCCCATGTCGACTGGAAAGCCGGCGCGACGAAAATCCATAATCTTGTACGCGGGTTGAACCCGCGCCCGGGGGCATGGACAAGTTTTCGCGGCGCCCATATCAAAATCTGGAAGACCGCACAGATTGCAGACGGCGGACCCCTTGAGCCCGCCGCGCCCGGACGAGTGCTCGTTCATGAGAAGAAGCGGCTGCTTGTGGGAACGGAGGACGGCTGGATCGAGATACTGTCGCTTCAGCCCGAGACCAAAAGGGTGATGGACGGCCTCTCGTTCATAAACGGCTACAGGCCGGCGGCGAATGACCGTTTTGAGTAA